A genomic window from Ideonella sp. WA131b includes:
- a CDS encoding tyrosine-protein phosphatase, translated as MDDSAVPQQVSPLAGAFNFRDLGGLPLADGRRTRSGRLFRSDTLQALTPQDVQLLRTQIGLRAVIDLRLADEVAGEGRGALAAAGEVDYVHAPLEMASTDGIPPDQVLNRLYARCLTSASLPQAIMRIAETASRPTLFHCAAGKDRTGVVAAVVLGLLGVADDAIVADYLRSAAAMPRMIERFRTWPRYRDHLAAMPPEVYAVEEGPIRTLLATLNDDFGGARAWAGRLGIGAPLVRELERHLIQAA; from the coding sequence ATGGACGACAGCGCTGTGCCGCAGCAAGTGTCGCCGCTGGCAGGCGCATTCAATTTCCGCGACCTCGGCGGGCTGCCGCTGGCTGATGGGCGCCGCACACGGTCCGGACGCCTCTTCCGCAGCGACACATTGCAAGCGCTGACGCCGCAGGACGTGCAGCTGCTGCGCACGCAGATCGGCCTGCGCGCCGTGATCGACCTGCGCCTGGCCGACGAGGTGGCCGGCGAAGGCCGGGGTGCACTGGCGGCGGCGGGCGAGGTGGACTATGTCCATGCACCCCTGGAGATGGCGTCGACAGACGGCATCCCGCCCGATCAGGTGCTGAACCGCCTGTACGCGCGCTGCCTGACCTCTGCATCCCTGCCGCAGGCCATCATGCGCATCGCAGAGACCGCCAGTCGCCCGACCCTGTTCCACTGTGCTGCGGGCAAGGACCGCACGGGCGTGGTCGCCGCCGTGGTGCTGGGCCTGCTGGGTGTCGCCGACGATGCGATCGTGGCCGACTACCTGCGCAGCGCAGCCGCCATGCCCCGCATGATCGAACGCTTCAGGACATGGCCGCGTTACCGCGACCATCTGGCGGCGATGCCGCCCGAGGTCTACGCTGTCGAAGAGGGCCCGATCCGAACACTGCTGGCCACCCTGAATGACGACTTCGGCGGTGCGCGGGCCTGGGCCGGTCGCCTCGGCATCGGCGCGCCGCTGGTGCGAGAACTCGAGCGCCACCTGATCCAGGCGGCGTGA
- a CDS encoding cytochrome P450, giving the protein MVAPDLEGFTLADPPPAFVDDPYPVYARLRAFRPVHALGPGSWLLSRHADVLAAYRHPALGSDKREEFAPRMGAGTPIYEHHTTSLVFSDPPRHTRVRRLLMGALNQRAIARMEAPLVQLVGTLLDRVADEPAPDLIAHVAAQIPVAVIGNLLAVPLADRQPLREWSLAILSALEPRPATAVLARANAAVEEFCAYLRTLVAERRRHPGDPEADVLTRLIQGDADGELTEAELLHNCIFLLNAGHETTTNLIGNGVHALLVHRAQWERLRAEPALIGSAVEELLRYESPLQLNNRQAREDVVLGGVAMPAGSFVTLGIGAANRDPAVFADPDRLDIGREPNKHLAFGQGAHACSGMNVARLEARLAIGALVARYPRLDLAGPPERDRRVRFRGFRRLPVRLG; this is encoded by the coding sequence ATGGTTGCCCCGGATCTCGAAGGCTTCACCCTGGCCGATCCGCCGCCGGCCTTTGTTGACGACCCTTACCCCGTCTACGCCCGGCTGCGCGCCTTCAGGCCGGTGCACGCACTGGGGCCCGGGAGCTGGCTCTTGAGCCGCCACGCCGACGTGCTGGCGGCCTACCGCCACCCGGCACTGGGCAGCGACAAGCGCGAGGAGTTCGCGCCGCGCATGGGCGCCGGCACGCCGATCTACGAACACCACACGACGAGCCTGGTGTTCAGCGACCCGCCGCGCCACACGCGTGTGCGGCGGTTGCTGATGGGGGCACTCAACCAGCGCGCCATCGCCCGCATGGAGGCGCCGCTGGTGCAGCTGGTTGGCACGCTGCTCGATCGCGTGGCCGATGAGCCGGCGCCCGACCTCATCGCGCATGTGGCGGCGCAGATCCCGGTGGCGGTGATCGGCAACCTGCTGGCCGTGCCGCTCGCCGATCGGCAGCCGCTGCGCGAGTGGTCACTGGCCATCCTGTCGGCCCTCGAACCCCGGCCCGCAACGGCGGTGCTGGCGCGGGCCAATGCCGCGGTCGAGGAGTTCTGCGCCTACCTTCGCACGCTGGTGGCCGAGCGCCGCCGCCACCCGGGCGACCCGGAGGCCGACGTGCTCACCCGGCTGATCCAGGGCGACGCCGACGGCGAGCTCACCGAGGCCGAGTTGCTGCACAACTGCATCTTCCTGCTCAACGCCGGCCACGAGACCACCACCAACCTCATCGGCAACGGCGTGCACGCACTGCTGGTGCACCGGGCGCAGTGGGAGCGGCTGCGCGCCGAGCCGGCCCTGATCGGCAGCGCCGTGGAGGAGCTGCTGCGCTACGAGAGCCCGCTGCAGCTGAACAACCGCCAGGCGCGCGAAGACGTGGTGCTCGGCGGCGTGGCGATGCCGGCGGGCAGCTTCGTCACCTTGGGCATCGGCGCGGCCAACCGCGACCCGGCGGTGTTCGCCGATCCCGACCGTCTCGACATCGGCCGCGAGCCCAACAAGCACCTGGCATTCGGCCAGGGCGCACACGCCTGCTCGGGCATGAACGTGGCGCGGCTGGAAGCGCGGCTGGCCATCGGCGCGCTGGTGGCGCGCTACCCGCGGCTCGATCTGGCCGGCCCGCCCGAACGAGACCGCCGCGTGCGCTTCCGCGGCTTCCGCCGGCTGCCGGTGCGGCTTGGCTGA
- a CDS encoding riboflavin synthase subunit alpha, translating into MFTGIVQGVARVGQVEDRPGLRSFTLSLPPGFDDGLAIGASVAVDGVCLTVTARPRADHAMFDVMQQSLALTTLGRLVEGSVLNVERAARDGAEIGGHPLSGHVDFMATVAQVRRPENNRVLRLAVPAPWMRYVFAKGYIAVNGASLTVAEAGRERDGSGWFEVWLIPETLRMTTFAAKVEGDAVHIEIERSTQVFVDTVRDAVAERLGPLAAAVESLLAERGLSLDELARPPAR; encoded by the coding sequence ATGTTCACTGGCATCGTCCAAGGCGTGGCCCGCGTCGGGCAGGTCGAAGACCGCCCCGGCCTGCGCAGCTTCACGCTGAGCCTGCCGCCCGGGTTCGACGACGGGCTGGCCATCGGCGCCAGCGTCGCCGTCGACGGCGTGTGCCTCACGGTCACCGCGCGCCCGCGCGCCGACCACGCCATGTTCGATGTGATGCAGCAGAGCCTGGCGCTCACGACGCTGGGCCGGCTGGTCGAGGGCAGCGTGCTCAACGTCGAACGCGCCGCGCGCGATGGCGCCGAGATCGGCGGCCACCCGCTGTCGGGCCACGTCGACTTCATGGCGACGGTGGCGCAGGTGCGGCGGCCCGAGAACAACCGCGTGCTGCGCCTGGCCGTGCCGGCGCCCTGGATGCGCTACGTGTTCGCCAAGGGCTACATCGCCGTCAACGGCGCGAGCCTGACGGTGGCCGAGGCCGGCCGTGAACGCGACGGCAGCGGCTGGTTCGAGGTCTGGCTGATCCCCGAGACCCTGCGCATGACCACCTTTGCCGCCAAGGTCGAGGGTGACGCGGTGCACATCGAGATCGAGCGTTCGACGCAGGTCTTCGTCGACACCGTGCGCGACGCGGTGGCCGAGCGCCTGGGGCCGCTGGCCGCCGCGGTGGAGTCGCTGCTGGCCGAGCGCGGGCTCAGCCTGGACGAGCTGGCTCGCCCGCCGGCGCGCTGA
- a CDS encoding AMP-binding protein: protein MPNSVGEIVTRSAARWGTKTALVFDDRRLSFAEIDAQSSAAALRLRLHGIGKGDRVSLYAPNGPEWVVMYYAILKLGAVANPLNLMLTPDEASFAMADCGARVVVGTADRIAGLAGVKEQTRLELFLSFGGKAPHGAIDLASFMAEPVAPDDAAANWPVAGLSLDDICAVAYTSGTTGHPKGAVLTHRAVLMNTAMTATMHLRTEQDTVASALPCSHVYGNIVMNATLLTGGTLVLHRAFDAGRMVASIERERCTMLEGVPTMYMYLLGFAGLADHDLSSLTRCTVGGQTMPEAQMRAVEAALDCPLIELWGMTELAGLGTTHSIHGPKRLGSIGVALPHLEARIAPVEGDPHALPAGEIGELQIRGPVTMREYLGRPEATAETLLPGGWLRTGDLARMDNDGFIFIVDRLKDMIITAGFNIYPAELERVIAEHPDVAMVAVCGIPDTTKGELAKAYVVLKAGKSPSAGELEAHCRTRLAAYKVPRAFQFVDDLPKTSTGKILRRHLKTLD, encoded by the coding sequence ATGCCCAACTCGGTGGGCGAGATCGTCACCCGGTCCGCTGCCCGCTGGGGCACGAAGACCGCACTGGTCTTCGATGATCGCCGGCTGAGCTTTGCCGAGATCGACGCCCAGTCGTCGGCCGCAGCGCTGCGCCTGCGCTTGCACGGCATCGGCAAGGGTGATCGCGTGTCGCTCTACGCGCCCAACGGGCCGGAGTGGGTCGTCATGTACTACGCCATCCTGAAGCTCGGCGCGGTGGCCAACCCGCTGAACCTGATGCTCACGCCAGACGAGGCGTCCTTTGCGATGGCCGACTGCGGGGCGCGCGTGGTCGTCGGTACGGCGGACCGCATCGCAGGCCTCGCGGGCGTGAAGGAGCAGACAAGGCTCGAACTCTTCCTGTCCTTCGGCGGCAAGGCTCCGCATGGCGCGATCGACCTGGCGAGCTTCATGGCCGAGCCCGTCGCGCCAGACGACGCTGCAGCCAACTGGCCCGTGGCCGGCCTGTCGCTCGACGACATCTGTGCCGTGGCCTACACCTCCGGGACCACGGGCCACCCCAAAGGCGCTGTGCTGACCCACCGCGCCGTGTTGATGAACACCGCAATGACAGCGACGATGCATCTGCGCACCGAGCAGGACACAGTGGCCAGTGCGCTGCCGTGCTCGCATGTCTACGGCAACATCGTCATGAACGCGACACTGCTGACCGGCGGCACGCTGGTGCTGCACCGGGCGTTCGACGCGGGCCGCATGGTGGCCAGCATCGAACGCGAGCGCTGCACCATGCTCGAGGGCGTGCCCACGATGTACATGTACCTGCTCGGCTTCGCGGGGTTGGCCGATCACGATCTGTCGTCGCTGACACGCTGCACCGTCGGCGGTCAGACGATGCCCGAAGCGCAGATGCGAGCCGTCGAAGCCGCGCTGGACTGCCCCTTGATCGAGTTGTGGGGCATGACCGAACTGGCCGGGCTGGGCACGACGCACAGCATCCACGGGCCGAAGCGACTGGGTTCGATTGGCGTGGCGCTGCCGCACCTCGAGGCACGCATTGCACCCGTCGAGGGAGATCCGCACGCGTTGCCGGCCGGCGAGATCGGCGAACTGCAGATCCGCGGTCCGGTGACGATGCGTGAGTACCTTGGCCGACCCGAGGCGACCGCTGAGACGCTGCTGCCCGGTGGCTGGCTGCGCACGGGCGACCTGGCACGCATGGACAACGACGGCTTCATTTTCATCGTCGACCGGCTGAAGGACATGATCATCACGGCCGGCTTCAACATCTATCCTGCGGAACTCGAGCGCGTGATCGCTGAGCATCCCGACGTGGCGATGGTCGCCGTGTGCGGCATTCCGGATACAACCAAAGGAGAGCTGGCGAAGGCGTATGTCGTACTGAAGGCGGGCAAGTCGCCATCGGCAGGAGAGCTCGAGGCCCATTGCCGGACACGCCTGGCCGCCTACAAGGTTCCACGCGCATTCCAGTTCGTCGACGACCTCCCCAAGACGAGCACCGGCAAGATCTTGCGGCGTCACCTCAAGACCTTGGATTGA
- a CDS encoding BMC domain-containing protein: MKGTALGFVETLGKTAATLAADAMVKAANVRLTTVQQPGGGIITVVVRGDVGAVKAAVDAGAAAARTVGTVRSAHIIARPHADVEDLLERPPVR, translated from the coding sequence ATGAAGGGAACAGCCCTCGGCTTCGTCGAGACGCTGGGCAAGACAGCTGCCACCCTGGCAGCCGACGCGATGGTCAAGGCCGCGAACGTGCGGCTGACCACTGTCCAGCAGCCTGGCGGCGGCATCATCACGGTGGTCGTCCGCGGCGACGTGGGTGCCGTCAAGGCGGCTGTCGATGCCGGGGCCGCTGCCGCCAGGACGGTCGGCACCGTGCGCTCGGCACACATCATTGCCCGGCCTCACGCCGACGTGGAGGATCTGCTGGAGCGTCCACCGGTTCGCTGA
- a CDS encoding DNA alkylation repair protein translates to MAEPFKNLLNAGLVAGAAAHFGRQWPAFDTRHFVTQATRGLEALEMKARAMQIARALEATLPPRFAEAAALIEATLAPAEPGDTMAQLDGVDQGLRGWILWPVGEFVARRGLAEPARALGLLHALTQRFTAEFAIRPFLVEHPARTFETLARWTTDPSHHVRRLVSEGSRPRLPWGLQLKALVRDPSPTLPLLRALQDDTSEYVRRSVANHLNDIAKDHPARVAAWLSEHLPGASAERRALLRHASRTLIKAGDAAVLEAWGLGRPFRGEAALSIMPARIELGAAVTLTLRLRSTAASAQRLAIDYGVHHVKADGSTRPKVFKGWTLELPARGVLVLEKRHAVRPITTRRYFAGQHRVVVQVNGRAVAEAAFELRVP, encoded by the coding sequence TTGGCTGAGCCCTTCAAGAACCTGCTGAACGCCGGCCTGGTGGCCGGCGCTGCCGCTCACTTCGGGCGCCAGTGGCCGGCCTTCGACACCCGGCACTTCGTGACCCAGGCCACCCGCGGGCTGGAGGCGCTGGAGATGAAGGCCCGCGCGATGCAGATCGCCCGCGCACTGGAGGCCACGCTGCCGCCGCGATTTGCCGAGGCCGCGGCCTTGATCGAGGCCACGCTGGCACCGGCCGAGCCGGGTGACACGATGGCGCAGCTCGACGGCGTGGACCAGGGCCTGCGCGGCTGGATCCTCTGGCCGGTGGGCGAGTTCGTGGCGCGGCGCGGGCTGGCCGAGCCGGCGCGGGCACTGGGCCTGCTGCACGCCCTCACGCAGCGGTTCACGGCGGAGTTCGCGATCCGGCCTTTCCTCGTCGAGCACCCGGCACGGACCTTCGAGACGCTGGCGCGCTGGACCACCGACCCCAGCCACCACGTGCGCCGCCTCGTCAGCGAGGGCAGCCGCCCGCGACTGCCCTGGGGCCTGCAGCTCAAGGCCCTGGTGCGCGACCCGAGCCCGACACTGCCGCTGCTGCGAGCCTTGCAGGACGACACCAGCGAGTATGTGCGCCGCAGCGTGGCCAACCACCTGAACGACATCGCCAAGGACCACCCGGCGCGGGTGGCCGCGTGGCTGAGCGAGCACCTGCCCGGCGCGAGCGCCGAGCGCCGCGCACTGCTGCGCCATGCCAGCCGCACGCTCATCAAGGCCGGCGACGCGGCGGTGCTCGAGGCCTGGGGCCTGGGGCGGCCGTTCCGCGGCGAGGCGGCGCTGTCGATCATGCCGGCGCGCATCGAACTCGGCGCCGCGGTGACGCTGACGCTGCGCTTGCGCTCGACCGCGGCAAGCGCGCAGCGGCTGGCCATCGACTACGGGGTGCACCACGTCAAGGCCGATGGCTCCACCCGTCCCAAGGTGTTCAAGGGCTGGACGCTGGAACTGCCGGCCCGCGGCGTGCTTGTGCTGGAAAAGCGCCACGCCGTGCGGCCGATCACCACGCGCCGCTACTTCGCGGGGCAACACCGGGTGGTGGTGCAGGTGAACGGGCGGGCGGTGGCGGAAGCGGCGTTCGAGCTGCGGGTGCCGTGA